In Euphorbia lathyris chromosome 10, ddEupLath1.1, whole genome shotgun sequence, a single genomic region encodes these proteins:
- the LOC136208377 gene encoding LOW QUALITY PROTEIN: uncharacterized protein (The sequence of the model RefSeq protein was modified relative to this genomic sequence to represent the inferred CDS: substituted 1 base at 1 genomic stop codon), producing the protein MKPINRCLCIIKTNTETKMASSIMGLRFMIVASLLVLSIKSSVGSDESKVIHVAGKVICXDCTKGYNEWVNGDRPIKGCKVSVTCMDERRRVMYYNSDITDEEGQFDMSVTKFINGKELKEKLCSVRLVSSPDPTCNVLTNFSGGKSGVKLRRPNSIYRDMVKYLVGPFYFTNPMYDQPDTTVQKFY; encoded by the exons ATGAAGCCCATAAATAGGTGTTTGTGTATTATTAAAACAAACACAGAAACAAAAATGGCAAGTAGTATTATGGGATTAAGATTTATGATTGTGGCTTCTTTACTAGTTTTAAGCATTAAATCAAGTGTGGGTTCGGATGAAAGTAAAGTTATTCATGTGGCTGGAAAGGTAATTTGCTAAGATTGCACCAAGGGCTACAATGAATGGGTTAACGGGGACAGACCCATCAAAG GATGTAAAGTATCAGTTACATGTATGGATGAGAGAAGAAGAGTAATGTATTACAACAGTGATATAACTGATGAGGAAGGACAATTCGATATGTCTGTGACCAAATTTATTAATGGAAAGGAACTTAAAGAAAAGTTGTGCTCTGTTAGATTGGTTTCTTCTCCTGATCCTACTTGTAATGTTCTCACTAATTTTTCCGGTGGAAAATCCGGTGTCAAGCTCCGGCGGCCCAATTCGATATATCGTGATATGGTCAAGTATTTGGTTGGACCTTTCTACTTCACTAATCCAATGTATGACCAGCCTGATACCACTGTCCAGAAATTCTATTAG
- the LOC136208809 gene encoding DEAD-box ATP-dependent RNA helicase 38, whose product MADTDGAAAATDAATATATATAAAATSTSTATAEIKPQVTEVKRCWGDEVDDEEQVNEPASTSEDKVVPELDELTIDDSKKVNKFLDEPEDSNIRAVTSGDTPYSSAATFEDLKLTPELLKGLYVEMKFQKPSKIQAISLPMILNPPYKDLIAQAHNGSGKTTCFVLGMLSRVDPNLKRTQALCICPTRELTIQNLEVLRKMGKYTGITSESAIPSENPKDRAKYRESIVAQIVIGTPGTIKRLMSNRALKVFDMKVLVFDEADHMLAKDGFQDDSLRIMKDIERANAQCQVLLFSATFDETVKNFVARTVKKDHNQLFVKKEELSLDSVKQYKVTCSDERAKILVVKERILEFGEKMGQAIIFVNSKRSAGMLHKSLTEMGYEVTTIHGALNTEDRDKIVKEFKDGLTQVLISTDLLARGFDQQQVNLVVNYDLPVKYENPSEPNYEVYLHRIGRAGRFGRKGAVFNFVMDYRDQMIMDKIDRYFGTKIVEVPASNSEEDFKVAMKTAGLM is encoded by the exons ATGGCCGATACCGACGGAGCAGCAGCCGCCACCGACGCCGCCACGGCCACCGCCACCGCCACCGCCGCCgccgccacctccacctccaccgCCACTGCCGAAATTAAGCCACAGGTGACAGAGGTAAAGCGGTGCTGGGGCGACGAGGTAGACGATGAGGAACAAGTAAACGAACCTGCTTCCACATCTGAGGATAAAGTAGTGCCAGAGCTCGATGAATTAACCATTGATGATAGCAAGAAGGTCAACAAATTTCTGGATGAACCCGAAGATTCTAACATCCGAGCT GTTACTTCTGGTGATACACCATATAGTTCTGCAGCAACTTTTGAAGATTTGAAGTTAACACCTGAGTTGCTGAAAGGGTTGTATGTCGAGATGAAATTTCAGAAGCCTAGCAAAATTCAAGCTATTAGTCTTCCAATGATACTCAATCCTCCTTATAAAGATTTGATAGCGCAAGCGCATAATGGCTCTGGTAAGACCACTTGTTTTGTGCTCGGCATGTTAAGTCGTGTCGATCCAAATTTGAAGAGAACTCAAGCGCTTTGCATTTGCCCTACACGAGAGCTCACCATTCAG AATCTCGAAGTTCTTCGAAAGATGGGAAAGTATACTGGAATCActtcagagagtgctattccaAGTGAGAATCCAAAGGACAGGGCTAAATACCGGGAATCTATAGTTGCACAAATAGTTATCGGCACTCCTGGTACCATAAAGAGGTTGATGTCAAATAGGGCGTTGAAGGTTTTTGACATGAAGGTTCTTGTTTTTGATGAGGCTGATCACATGCTGGCTAAG GATGGTTTTCAAGATGATTCACTGAGGATAATGAAGGACATTGAGAGAGCCAATGCTCAATGCCAG GTGCTTTTGTTCTCTGCGACATTTGACGAGACTGTCAAGAATTTTGTAGCTAGGACTGTgaagaaagatcacaatcaactCTTTGTAAAGAAAGAAGAGCTTTCATTAGATTCTGTGAAGCAGTACAAGGTTACCTGTTCGGATGAGAGAGCCAAGATTTTAGTGGTGAAAGAAAGAATTCTTGAATTTGGTGAGAAGATGGGGCAGGCAATTATATTTGTGAACTCAAAACGTAGTGCAGGCATGTTACACAAATCTTTAACTGAAATGGGTTATGAAGTTACCACCATTCACGGTGCTCTAAATACTGAGGATCGAGACAAGATAGTCAAAGAATTTAAAGACGGTTTAACTCAAGTTCTTATTTCTACTGATCTTCTTGCTCGAGGGTTTGATCAACAACAG GTTAATTTAGTTGTTAACTATGATCTTCCTGTAAAGTATGAAAATCCATCAGAGCCTAATTATGAGGTGTACTTGCATAGAATTGGTAGAGCTGGGCGTTTTGGCCGAAAAG GAGCGGTCTTTAACTTTGTGATGGATTATAGGGACCAAATGATCATGGACAAAATTGACCGATACTTTGGGACGAAAATTGTAGAG GTGCCAGCTTCCAACAGTGAGGAAGATTTCAAGGTAGCAATGAAAACAGCTGGTCTGATGTAA